A region from the Desulfocurvibacter africanus subsp. africanus DSM 2603 genome encodes:
- a CDS encoding MTH1187 family thiamine-binding protein, translating into MSVIVDLSLFPVGKGESVAEYVARAVKIIRDSGLPHRLGPMGTAIEGEYDEIMAVVGRCFKALQADCDRVYMTLKVDGRAGRSGGLEQKVGDVEKRLVG; encoded by the coding sequence ATGAGCGTCATTGTCGATCTGTCTCTTTTTCCCGTAGGCAAGGGCGAGAGCGTGGCCGAATACGTGGCCCGCGCGGTGAAGATCATCCGCGACAGCGGCCTGCCCCATCGCTTAGGCCCAATGGGCACGGCCATCGAGGGCGAGTACGACGAGATCATGGCCGTGGTGGGCCGCTGCTTCAAGGCTTTGCAGGCTGACTGCGACAGGGTCTACATGACCCTCAAGGTGGACGGCCGCGCGGGGCGTTCCGGTGGGCTGGAGCAGAAGGTCGGCGATGTGGAGAAAAGGTTAGTCGGCTAG
- a CDS encoding sensor histidine kinase, which produces MDVFVVNNLDGLSLDSTQNVSCVLLHLGEGHNAMTECIQDYLAKKLEVPTILLHSGNSEAPATAWPFVASYSLDRLDMDRLHSDIEMLCKMEKRLRATASAHKSTGNTPSETLTQGKISVQTQRNFLTMVSHDIRTPMSGIIGMADLALTKTDSPAVRRHIETIKQSAQSLLSTLNDIVDLSHSEAGNLKLDNRPLQLRETLAPSMEVIANLCREKGLAFSCRFDPHIPEYLEGDPGRLIQIFNNLLMNAVTFTQQGEISVKAEAMDTQGQSAANGMVRVRFCVQDTGIGLSKEFQGQFLAGLSPEHDCQIIPNTGASLTLGLVHNLVQLMGGSLDLESQKNVGSIFRITLPFTRASVPRARQKKATQLDSPDSGPEALSVLLVEDNKVNQLFTREMLLAEGHSVIVAENGQEAVDILARQRFDIVLMDIQMPVMDGVEATRTIRDPSSAVLDHDVPIIALTAHAIKGDRERFIQAGMTDYLTKPVDFRKLFGIMTTLFPSKKIVAGSPPPPVTVSSTQEQNGPAIDLEWFGKMLSSRKDFLRRMFEVFVREEPLRLEKTKKALEAGDMEILRFLAHSIKGATATMGAYGARDHAAALEKAAKAADPQEASCQYARLAEEMGRVLEFMQGFLD; this is translated from the coding sequence TTGGACGTATTCGTCGTCAACAACCTTGATGGGCTATCGCTCGATAGCACTCAAAATGTTAGCTGCGTTTTGCTCCACCTTGGTGAGGGCCACAACGCCATGACCGAATGCATCCAAGACTATTTAGCTAAAAAGCTGGAAGTGCCGACCATTCTGCTGCACAGCGGCAACTCGGAAGCGCCCGCCACGGCTTGGCCCTTCGTTGCCAGCTATTCTTTAGATCGGTTGGATATGGACCGTTTGCATAGCGATATTGAAATGCTCTGTAAGATGGAAAAAAGGCTACGCGCAACTGCCTCCGCGCATAAGAGCACGGGAAATACCCCATCGGAAACGTTGACCCAGGGGAAGATTTCCGTCCAGACTCAGAGGAATTTTCTTACTATGGTGAGCCACGATATACGTACGCCCATGAGCGGCATCATCGGCATGGCCGATCTTGCTCTGACAAAGACGGATTCTCCAGCTGTACGCCGGCACATTGAGACAATAAAGCAGTCCGCGCAATCACTTCTGTCCACTCTCAACGACATTGTCGACCTTTCACACAGCGAAGCCGGCAATCTGAAACTGGACAACAGGCCTCTGCAGTTGCGTGAAACGCTTGCTCCTTCAATGGAGGTCATCGCGAATTTGTGCCGGGAAAAGGGTCTGGCCTTCTCCTGCCGCTTCGATCCTCATATTCCGGAATACCTGGAAGGCGATCCAGGCCGCCTGATCCAGATATTTAATAACCTGCTCATGAACGCGGTAACATTTACCCAGCAGGGCGAAATCTCAGTCAAGGCAGAAGCGATGGACACGCAGGGCCAATCTGCCGCAAACGGCATGGTGCGTGTGCGGTTCTGCGTGCAGGACACGGGAATCGGTCTGTCTAAGGAGTTCCAGGGGCAATTCCTAGCAGGCTTATCTCCGGAGCATGACTGTCAAATCATTCCGAACACCGGCGCCAGCCTGACCCTGGGCCTCGTTCACAACTTGGTCCAACTCATGGGCGGCAGCCTCGATTTGGAGAGTCAGAAGAACGTCGGCAGCATCTTTCGGATTACCCTGCCCTTTACCCGCGCCAGCGTGCCACGCGCTAGACAGAAAAAAGCCACGCAACTTGATTCACCCGATTCTGGACCTGAAGCCCTAAGCGTCCTGCTCGTAGAGGATAACAAGGTAAACCAGCTTTTTACCAGGGAGATGCTTTTGGCCGAGGGACACAGCGTCATAGTGGCGGAAAACGGCCAGGAGGCCGTGGATATCCTCGCGCGACAGCGCTTCGATATCGTGCTCATGGATATCCAGATGCCTGTCATGGACGGAGTTGAGGCCACTCGGACTATTCGTGACCCGAGTTCCGCAGTTCTGGATCACGACGTTCCCATCATTGCCCTCACAGCCCATGCCATCAAGGGCGACAGGGAACGCTTCATACAGGCGGGCATGACCGATTACCTTACTAAGCCCGTAGATTTCCGTAAACTCTTCGGGATCATGACCACCCTGTTTCCGAGCAAGAAGATTGTCGCTGGCTCTCCCCCTCCTCCTGTGACCGTATCGTCGACTCAGGAACAAAACGGTCCTGCCATCGACCTTGAGTGGTTCGGCAAGATGCTGTCTTCCCGAAAGGACTTTCTCAGGCGCATGTTCGAAGTTTTCGTACGTGAAGAGCCCTTGCGTCTGGAGAAAACCAAGAAGGCCCTGGAGGCGGGAGATATGGAAATCCTGCGCTTTCTGGCCCACTCCATCAAGGGCGCCACGGCAACCATGGGCGCGTATGGGGCCAGGGATCACGCCGCGGCCTTGGAAAAGGCCGCCAAAGCGGCGGACCCCCAGGAGGCAAGCTGCCAATACGCGCGACTGGCCGAGGAGATGGGGAGGGTCTTGGAGTTCATGCAGGGATTTTTGGACTAG
- the thiE gene encoding thiamine phosphate synthase has protein sequence MSRSFDLSVYLVTDRPLCQGRDLLDIVGQAVRGGVSMVQLREKMADTREFVELARALKAMLAPQGVPLLINDRVDVALAAGADGVHVGQGDMHVLDVRRILGPRAILGLSTDTLEQILEAEGLPVDYYGVGPVFPTSTKTDFCHQPWGIEGLRRLRPRISRPMVGIGGVDVGNAARIVSAGAEGVAVVSAICSAPSPKDAARALAKAVAVGRGS, from the coding sequence ATGAGCCGCTCTTTCGATCTGAGCGTATACCTTGTCACGGATCGGCCCCTGTGCCAGGGCCGCGACCTGTTGGATATCGTGGGCCAAGCCGTGCGCGGCGGGGTCAGCATGGTCCAGTTGCGCGAGAAGATGGCCGATACCCGCGAGTTCGTGGAGCTGGCCCGGGCCCTCAAGGCCATGCTGGCGCCACAAGGCGTTCCGCTGCTCATTAACGACCGGGTCGATGTAGCTCTGGCTGCGGGTGCGGACGGTGTGCACGTAGGGCAGGGCGACATGCATGTGCTGGATGTGCGGCGCATTCTTGGGCCACGGGCCATCCTGGGGCTGTCCACGGATACACTGGAGCAGATTCTTGAGGCCGAGGGGCTGCCGGTGGACTACTACGGAGTCGGCCCTGTGTTCCCGACCTCGACCAAGACGGACTTCTGTCACCAGCCGTGGGGCATCGAGGGACTGCGCCGTTTACGCCCGCGCATCAGTCGGCCCATGGTAGGCATCGGCGGGGTGGACGTCGGCAATGCTGCTCGGATCGTATCTGCCGGAGCCGAAGGGGTGGCCGTGGTTTCGGCCATCTGTTCCGCTCCCTCGCCGAAAGATGCCGCTCGTGCCTTGGCCAAGGCCGTGGCGGTTGGCCGTGGGTCATGA
- a CDS encoding RtcB family protein has product MRPDTLERISPWEWRLQPTGSMRVPGVIYASEPLLRDMEEDVLIQLAGVASLPGVTGTVYAMPDAHTGFGFPIGGVAAMDPDRGGVISAGGVGYDIACGVRVLLSGMHIDDLLPHQETLADALFATIPAGVGSTGAIRLNDDETDAMLARGAAWAVGRGWGRGDDLAHIEDHGTAPGAEPELVSAEARKRQRDEMGTLGSGNHYLEIQVVEDIIDAAAADAFGLRLGDVLVAIHCGSRGLGHQVATDYSKLMLAEAPKHKITLPHRDLACAPIRSELGRRYLGAMRAGINCALANRQILTHLVREAFERVFRKSVALPLLYDVAHNTCREEEHRVGPVSRRLYVHRKGATRALPPGHPALPAEFSKVGQPVLVGGSMGTASYILAGMAGSEGKSLSSACHGAGRLMSRGEAKRRFQGREVVGSLKRQGILVRTPSFKGVAEEAPGAYKDVHMVIEVTQHAGLARPVAKVRPVINVKG; this is encoded by the coding sequence ATGCGCCCGGACACTCTCGAACGTATTTCACCTTGGGAATGGCGACTACAGCCTACCGGCTCCATGCGCGTGCCCGGTGTGATCTACGCCTCCGAGCCCTTGCTGCGGGACATGGAAGAAGACGTGCTCATACAGCTTGCCGGAGTGGCCTCGCTGCCCGGCGTGACGGGCACGGTCTATGCCATGCCCGACGCCCACACGGGCTTCGGCTTTCCGATCGGCGGCGTTGCGGCCATGGACCCTGATCGTGGCGGGGTGATCTCGGCCGGTGGTGTGGGTTACGACATTGCCTGTGGAGTGCGTGTACTGCTCTCGGGCATGCACATAGACGATCTGCTGCCCCATCAGGAAACTTTGGCCGATGCCTTGTTCGCGACCATCCCTGCAGGCGTGGGCAGCACGGGAGCCATCCGCCTGAACGACGACGAGACGGACGCCATGCTGGCCCGTGGCGCTGCTTGGGCTGTGGGGCGTGGCTGGGGGCGCGGTGATGACCTGGCGCACATCGAAGACCACGGCACTGCGCCAGGAGCCGAGCCGGAGCTGGTTTCAGCCGAGGCTCGCAAGCGCCAGCGCGACGAGATGGGAACCTTGGGTTCAGGCAACCATTATCTGGAAATCCAGGTCGTGGAGGACATTATCGATGCCGCTGCGGCTGACGCCTTCGGCCTGCGCTTGGGCGACGTGCTCGTGGCCATTCACTGCGGCTCGCGCGGTTTGGGGCATCAGGTTGCCACTGATTACTCAAAGCTCATGCTCGCCGAGGCGCCTAAGCATAAGATCACCCTGCCGCACCGTGATCTGGCCTGCGCACCTATTCGTTCGGAGTTGGGCCGTCGCTATCTGGGCGCAATGCGCGCGGGCATCAACTGCGCCCTGGCCAACCGCCAGATCCTGACGCATCTTGTCCGCGAGGCCTTTGAGCGGGTTTTCCGGAAGTCCGTGGCCCTGCCTTTGCTGTATGACGTTGCCCACAACACATGCAGGGAAGAAGAGCATCGCGTGGGTCCCGTGTCTCGCCGGCTGTATGTGCACCGCAAGGGCGCCACGCGGGCTTTGCCGCCGGGGCACCCTGCGCTGCCGGCGGAATTTTCCAAGGTCGGCCAGCCAGTGCTCGTGGGCGGCAGCATGGGTACTGCATCGTACATCCTGGCCGGTATGGCCGGCAGCGAGGGCAAGTCCTTGTCCTCGGCCTGCCACGGAGCCGGCAGACTTATGAGCCGCGGCGAGGCCAAACGCCGCTTCCAGGGCCGTGAAGTGGTCGGCAGCCTCAAACGCCAGGGAATCCTCGTACGCACTCCGTCCTTCAAGGGAGTCGCCGAGGAGGCTCCCGGGGCTTACAAGGACGTGCACATGGTTATCGAGGTCACTCAGCATGCAGGCTTGGCCCGGCCGGTGGCCAAGGTCAGGCCCGTGATCAACGTCAAAGGCTAG
- a CDS encoding ACT domain-containing protein, with amino-acid sequence MKADQLSIFLENRAGRLAEVTKSLSDAGINIRALSLADTSDFGILRLIVSDFEKARQVLKEKGFTVGRTSVVAVAVPDRPGGLHELLELFGKNGINVEYMYAFVQQSGTNATIIFRFDRTEQAIELLQANNITIIPSQKLYSM; translated from the coding sequence ATGAAAGCGGACCAGTTGTCCATCTTCCTGGAGAATCGGGCCGGCCGATTGGCCGAGGTGACCAAGAGCCTTTCCGATGCGGGCATCAATATCAGAGCTCTGTCCCTGGCCGATACTTCCGACTTCGGCATTCTGCGGCTCATCGTCTCGGACTTCGAGAAAGCCCGCCAAGTGCTCAAGGAAAAAGGCTTCACCGTGGGCCGCACCTCGGTCGTGGCCGTGGCGGTGCCGGACAGACCGGGCGGATTGCATGAGCTGCTGGAGCTTTTCGGCAAAAACGGGATCAATGTCGAATACATGTACGCCTTCGTGCAGCAAAGCGGCACCAACGCCACTATTATCTTCCGCTTTGACCGCACCGAGCAGGCCATCGAACTCCTGCAGGCCAACAACATCACCATCATTCCCAGCCAGAAGCTCTACAGCATGTAA